In Agrobacterium sp. RAC06, a single window of DNA contains:
- a CDS encoding HD domain-containing protein — translation MRPAETGNQRLTALLTASDFAPHDALAAVLLDHATEGDDGSHDLAHIHRVFRNALKIQAGEGGDAEILAAAVLLHDCVAVEKSSPLRSQASRLAADKASGILAALGWPKERIEAVAHAILTHSFSANIKPETLEAKMLQDADRLDAIGMVGVARCFYIAGRMGSGLYHPGDPSAENRPLDDRSYAIDHFPAKLLKLSDGFQTATGRKLAEERHERLNLFLTLFRDEI, via the coding sequence ATGCGGCCAGCCGAAACGGGGAACCAACGTTTGACCGCCCTTCTCACCGCCTCTGACTTCGCCCCCCACGATGCGCTCGCCGCCGTTCTCCTCGATCACGCGACCGAGGGGGATGATGGCTCGCACGACCTTGCCCATATCCACCGCGTCTTCAGGAATGCGCTGAAGATTCAGGCCGGCGAAGGTGGAGATGCCGAGATCCTCGCCGCCGCCGTTCTGCTACATGACTGCGTCGCGGTCGAGAAGAGCTCGCCACTCCGGTCGCAGGCTTCGCGGCTGGCCGCAGATAAGGCAAGTGGCATTCTTGCCGCGCTTGGCTGGCCGAAGGAGAGGATCGAGGCCGTGGCGCATGCGATCCTCACCCATAGCTTTTCCGCCAACATCAAGCCGGAGACACTGGAAGCGAAGATGCTGCAGGATGCCGACCGGCTGGATGCGATTGGCATGGTCGGCGTAGCGCGCTGTTTCTACATCGCCGGGCGGATGGGTTCCGGCCTCTACCACCCCGGCGATCCCAGCGCCGAGAACCGCCCGCTCGACGACCGCTCCTATGCGATCGACCACTTTCCGGCCAAGCTCCTGAAGCTCTCCGACGGCTTCCAGACGGCGACCGGCCGAAAGCTGGCTGAGGAGCGGCACGAGCGGCTCAATCTGTTCTTGACCCTCTTCCGCGACGAAATCTGA
- a CDS encoding MOSC domain-containing protein, with the protein MQVTGLSIYPFKSGRGIALPQARIDAMGLSGDRRMMLVDPDGQFITQREMPDLARLTALPAAAYLTLRLNDGREMMVAPPQPDNRMDVTIWRSTVSAAMAHDSVNAKLSDWFGRPVKLAFIDEESRREASVEWAGEASPMGFADGYQILVTTSGSLRALNEDMERHGEGSIGMDRFRPNIVVDCDEPWAEDAWTGLEIGGVRFDFVKPCPRCIMTTQDQQTGSREGANPMPAMGRIRMSADRRVPGVLFGWNAVPQGEGMVRVGDTVSVLGTREAWAIKQR; encoded by the coding sequence ATGCAAGTGACCGGGCTCTCCATCTATCCCTTCAAGAGCGGGCGCGGCATTGCGCTTCCCCAGGCGCGCATCGATGCCATGGGCCTCTCCGGCGACCGGCGCATGATGCTGGTCGATCCTGATGGCCAGTTCATCACCCAGCGGGAAATGCCCGACCTTGCTCGCCTCACGGCGCTCCCGGCCGCCGCCTATCTGACGCTTCGATTGAATGACGGGCGTGAAATGATGGTCGCGCCGCCGCAGCCGGACAATCGCATGGATGTCACCATCTGGCGCTCGACCGTCAGCGCGGCGATGGCGCATGACAGCGTTAATGCCAAGCTTTCCGACTGGTTCGGCCGGCCGGTGAAACTCGCCTTCATCGACGAGGAAAGCCGCCGCGAGGCGAGCGTGGAATGGGCCGGAGAAGCCTCGCCGATGGGCTTTGCCGACGGCTATCAGATCCTCGTGACGACATCAGGCTCCTTGCGCGCGCTGAACGAGGACATGGAGCGGCACGGCGAAGGTTCTATTGGCATGGATCGGTTCCGCCCGAACATCGTCGTCGACTGCGACGAGCCCTGGGCGGAAGATGCCTGGACCGGCCTCGAGATCGGCGGCGTCCGCTTCGATTTCGTCAAACCTTGCCCGCGCTGCATCATGACCACTCAGGACCAGCAGACCGGATCGCGCGAGGGCGCCAACCCGATGCCGGCCATGGGCCGCATCCGGATGTCTGCCGATCGCCGCGTGCCGGGGGTGCTTTTCGGCTGGAACGCGGTACCGCAGGGCGAGGGTATGGTGCGGGTTGGTGATACGGTGTCTGTGCTCGGCACTCGCGAGGCTTGGGCGATCAAGCAGCGGTGA
- a CDS encoding MFS transporter: MNAISRPAMPWLIILAGSLIAVMTFGPRSAMGFFQLPMLADRGWDRSTFGLAMAFQNLFWGLSQPFFGALADKYGTGRVLVMSGVLYAAGLVMMANASAPIWLHMGGGVLIGLAIGAGSFSVILSAFARNVTPEQRSMAFGIGTAAGSAGMFLFAPLSQGFISAFGWSDSLVIIAVMMLVVPLLAFPLRGNAQSGTQSGNQYQQTIAEALKEAFAHKSYLLLTTGFFVCGFQVAFITAHFPAYLGDIGIEASYAVIAMALIGFFNIIGSLAAGWIGQRYSKPYFLAFIYIGRSITVTLFLLLPQTPASVVVFAAVMGLLWLSTVPPTNGLVAIMFGTRHLGLLGGLVFLSHQIGSFLGVWMGGYLYDHFGTYDQVWWLGVALGIFAAVVHWPIREQAVERPATGVA; encoded by the coding sequence ATGAACGCTATCAGCCGTCCCGCCATGCCCTGGCTTATCATTCTTGCGGGATCGCTGATTGCGGTGATGACCTTCGGGCCGCGTTCGGCGATGGGGTTCTTCCAACTGCCAATGCTCGCGGACCGGGGTTGGGACCGCTCCACATTCGGGCTTGCCATGGCATTCCAGAACCTGTTCTGGGGCTTGAGCCAGCCGTTCTTCGGGGCGCTCGCCGACAAATACGGCACGGGTCGGGTGCTGGTCATGTCGGGCGTGCTTTATGCCGCTGGCCTGGTGATGATGGCCAATGCTTCGGCGCCTATCTGGCTGCATATGGGCGGTGGCGTGCTGATCGGTCTTGCGATCGGCGCCGGCTCTTTCAGCGTCATTCTCTCGGCCTTTGCCCGCAACGTGACGCCGGAACAGCGGTCGATGGCATTTGGCATTGGGACAGCTGCGGGTTCGGCCGGCATGTTCCTGTTTGCGCCGCTCAGCCAGGGTTTCATCTCGGCCTTCGGCTGGTCGGATAGTCTCGTGATCATCGCTGTCATGATGCTGGTCGTGCCGCTGCTTGCCTTTCCGCTGCGCGGCAATGCACAGTCGGGCACGCAGTCCGGCAACCAGTATCAGCAGACGATCGCCGAGGCGCTGAAAGAAGCTTTCGCGCACAAGAGCTATCTTCTGCTGACGACCGGCTTCTTCGTCTGCGGCTTCCAGGTCGCCTTCATCACCGCGCATTTCCCCGCCTATCTCGGCGATATCGGCATCGAGGCGAGTTATGCGGTGATCGCGATGGCGCTGATCGGCTTCTTCAACATCATCGGCTCGCTGGCGGCCGGCTGGATCGGGCAGCGCTATTCCAAACCCTATTTCCTCGCCTTCATCTATATCGGTCGCTCGATCACAGTGACGCTCTTCCTGCTCCTGCCGCAGACGCCGGCCTCGGTCGTTGTCTTTGCCGCTGTCATGGGGCTGCTCTGGCTCTCCACCGTGCCGCCGACCAACGGGCTCGTGGCGATCATGTTCGGCACGCGCCACCTCGGCCTGCTCGGAGGCCTGGTCTTCCTCTCCCACCAGATCGGGTCCTTCCTCGGCGTGTGGATGGGCGGCTATCTCTACGACCACTTCGGAACCTATGACCAGGTCTGGTGGTTGGGTGTGGCGCTCGGCATCTTCGCGGCTGTGGTGCATTGGCCGATCCGCGAACAAGCCGTCGAACGCCCGGCAACGGGCGTGGCGTAA